From the genome of Apus apus isolate bApuApu2 chromosome 19, bApuApu2.pri.cur, whole genome shotgun sequence, one region includes:
- the DIPK1B gene encoding divergent protein kinase domain 1B, which yields MRRIRRLVHLVLFCPFSKGLQGRLPGIKVKYLLVVWLGIFVGSWVAYMHYSSYSELCRGHVCRMIICDQYKKGIISGSTCKDLCEEHSLLFQHCLSSSPTQQVYGGLWREREVIIKCGIEEALKADSHPDSVPRRDVVLFDKPTRGTSMDEFKEMLLNFLKSNLGDQPSLAGLVSRIIAMADVNRDGKVSLAEAKSIWALLQLNEFLLMLSLHEKEHTSKLLGHCGDLYVTEKIPHTSLYGVDVPPFFQSLLPSVVHQMIQQWFAPAWPRRAKIAIGLLEFVEEIFHGTYGNFYICETGLGNVGYNDKYDFKMVNLRKVATEMTIRGFLKGRHCEQNVDCTYGKDCMAACDKLLKQCKSDMVQPNLAKVCGLLQDYLLHGAPLELKEELQKQLRTCMTLSGLASQMEVHHSLVLNNLKTLLWKKISNTKYS from the exons ATGCGGAGGATCCGGCGGCTGGTGCATCTGGTGCTGTTCTGCCCCTTCTCCAAGGGCCTGCAG gGTCGCCTCCCAGGCATCAAGGTGAAATACCTGCTGGTGGTGTGGCTGGGCATCTTCGTGGGCAGCTGGGTGGCATACATGCATTACTCCTCCTACTCCGAGCTCTGCCGTGGCCACGTCTGCCGGATGATCATT tgcgACCAGTACAAGAAAGGAATAATTTCCGGCTCCACCTGCAAAGACCTGTGTGAGGAGCACAGCCTCCTCTTCCAGCActgcctctcctcctctcccacccagcAG GTTTATGGTGGGCtctggagggagagggaggtgaTCATCAAATGTGGCATCGAAGAAGCCTTGAAGGCAGACAGCCACCCAGACTCTGTGCCCAGGAGGGATGTGGTCCTCTTTGACAAACCAACACGAGGAACATCGATGGATGAGTTCAAAGAAATGCTTCTGAACTTCCTAAAG TCCAACCTGGGAGATCAGCCCTCTCTTGCAGGCCTGGTGAGCCGGATCATCGCCATGGCAGATGTGAACCGGGATGGGAAAGTGTCTTTAGCAGAGGCCAAATCCATCTGGGCGTTGCTTCAGCTCAATGAGTTCCTTCTCATGCTCTCCTTGCACGAGAAGGAGCACACTTCCAAACTGCTGGGGCACTGCGGGGACCTCTATGTCACCGAGAAGATCCCTCACACCTCCCTCTACGGAGTGGATGTCCCCCCTTTCTTCCAGTCGTTGCTGCCTTCAGTTGTCCACCAAATGATCCAGCAGTGGTTCGCACCAGCCTGGCCCCGGCGGGCAAAGATCGCCATCGGCCTCCTGGAGTTTGTGGAGGAGATATTCCATGGGACCTATGGGAACTTCTACATCTGTGAGACTGGACTCGGGAACGTGGGCTACAACGACAAGTACGACTTCAAAATGGTCAACCTGAGGAAAGTGGCAACGGAGATGACAATCAGAGGTTTCCTGAAGGGGCGTCACTGTGAGCAGAACGTGGACTGCACCTACGGGAAGGACTGCATGGCTGCGTGTGACAAGCTGCTGAAGCAGTGCAAAAGTGACATGGTGCAGCCCAACCTGGCGAAGGTCTGTGGGTTGCTGCAGGACTACCTGCTGCATGGAGCACCACTGGAGCTgaaagaagagctgcagaaacagctCCGAACTTGCATGACCCTCAGCGGCCTGGCCAGCCAGATGGAAGTCCACCACTCCCTCGTGCTGAACAACCTCAAGACCTTGCTCTGGAAGAAGATTTCAAACACCAAATATTCTTAA
- the AGPAT2 gene encoding 1-acyl-sn-glycerol-3-phosphate acyltransferase beta: MELGWLLWGAAVLLLLHVLMELSPAVNFALRIGFYYLLFVVSSVLTAPVCLLVNGGRTVKNMKIIKTVVKTFKYFFGLRFEVKGLENFEVEGPAIIVSNHQSILDMMGLMEVLPDDCVQVGKKELMYAGTVGLIIYLGGVIFINRKSTTSAKMVMAEVAKTMATDNVKVWVYPEGTRNCTGDLLPFKKGAFHLAVQAQVPVIPVVYSSFTNFYNPKKNLFTSGKIKVEVLPPIETKGLTSDDVSDLTDRCFHTMRETLFRLSGRPSPSQAKD; this comes from the exons ATGgagctggggtggctgctgtggggggcggcggtgctgctgctgctgcacgtCCTGATGGAGCTCAGCCCCGCCGTCAACTTCGCGCTGCGCATCGGCTTCTACTACCTGCTGTTCGTCGTCAGCTCGGTGCTGACGGCGCCCGTCTGCCTCCTCGTCAACGGCGGCCGCACCGTCAAGAACATGAA AATCATCAAAACTGTGGTCAAGACcttcaaatatttctttggCCTGAGGTTTgaggtgaagggactggagaaCTTTGAGGTGGAGGGTCCTGCTATCATTGTGTCCAACCACCAGAGCATCCTCGACATGATGG GGCTGATGGAGGTCCTGCCCGACGACTGTGTCCAGGTGGGCAAGAAAGAGCTGATGTATGCTGGCACGGTGGGGCTCATCATCTACCTCGGAGGGGTCATCTTCATCAACAGGAAGAGCACCACCAGCGCCAAGATGGTGATGGCAGAGGTGGCCAAGACTATGGCAACTGACAAC GTGAAGGTGTGGGTGTACCCAGAGGGCACGAGGAACTGCACAGGGGATTTGCTGCCGTTCAAGAAAGGAGCATTTCACCTTGCTGTCCAGGCACAG GTCCCAGTGATTCCCGTGGTGTATTCCTCCTTCACCAACTTCTATAACCCAAAGAAGAATCTATTTACATCAG GCAAAATCAAGGTTGAGGTTCTGCCTCCAATAGAGACCAAAGGCCTGACATCAGATGATGTCTCTGACCTCACTGACAGATGCTTCCACACCATGAGGGAGACTCTCTTCAGGCTCTCAGGCCGTCCCAGTCCAAGCCAGGCAAAGGACTAA